A window of the Isosphaera pallida ATCC 43644 genome harbors these coding sequences:
- a CDS encoding DNA adenine methylase, with translation MARRNAPPPVLTPHGRKRIAFGWYGGKFSHLDWLLPLLPDCHHYCEPFAGSAAVLLNRAPSPVETYNDLDGEVVHFFRVLRDHKAELVEKIGLTPFSREEFSRACEFDASVDPIERARRFYVRARQVRTGLAQTASLGRWANCKNTSRAGMSGVVSRWLGGVEALPDIAERLLRVQIENRPALDVIRLYDTPGTLFYCDPPYVHDTRGDENAYGHEMTDQQHIELAAALNAATGLVAISNYDCELMRTLYPAPQWRIHLAPERTIHSTKGKRVEALWTNYDPGAMRSKSLMEITASPAASMKLF, from the coding sequence ATGGCCCGTCGAAACGCGCCGCCGCCGGTGTTGACGCCTCATGGACGCAAGCGGATCGCCTTTGGCTGGTATGGGGGCAAGTTCTCCCATCTGGATTGGCTTTTGCCGCTCCTGCCGGATTGTCACCATTACTGCGAACCGTTCGCTGGTTCGGCCGCGGTTCTGCTCAACCGCGCACCGTCGCCGGTCGAGACGTACAACGACTTAGATGGCGAGGTCGTTCATTTCTTCCGGGTTCTCCGGGACCACAAGGCGGAACTCGTCGAAAAGATCGGCCTGACTCCGTTCAGCCGCGAAGAGTTTAGCCGTGCCTGCGAGTTTGACGCGAGCGTGGACCCCATCGAGCGCGCCCGCCGGTTTTATGTCCGCGCCCGGCAGGTGCGTACCGGACTGGCCCAAACCGCCAGCCTAGGACGTTGGGCCAACTGTAAAAACACCAGTCGGGCCGGCATGAGTGGGGTCGTCAGCCGATGGCTGGGCGGGGTCGAGGCGTTGCCCGACATCGCGGAACGTCTGCTGCGAGTGCAGATCGAGAATCGTCCAGCCTTGGACGTGATCCGACTCTACGACACGCCGGGGACCTTGTTCTATTGCGACCCGCCTTATGTTCACGACACCCGAGGGGACGAAAACGCCTACGGTCACGAGATGACGGACCAGCAGCACATCGAATTGGCGGCCGCTCTGAACGCGGCGACAGGTTTGGTGGCGATCAGTAATTATGATTGTGAACTGATGCGAACGCTTTATCCCGCTCCCCAATGGCGCATCCATCTCGCCCCCGAGCGCACGATTCATTCGACCAAAGGCAAGCGGGTCGAGGCGCTTTGGACCAACTACGACCCTGGCGCTATGCGTTCAAAGTCGTTGATGGAAATCACGGCGTCCCCGGCTGCGTCCATGAAGCTGTTCTGA
- a CDS encoding cytochrome-c peroxidase gives MRIGWGWLWVGLGLGIGSSWVTAQETLGRPQPRPERTAEERAAWVAELRRLYARPREEWPAPMVDEGVAWKEFAALPSRPKPTPLEEEWIEWGKRLFFDPRLSRTGEMACASCHDPDLGWADGRTVSFGLGRRPLKRNAPGLVFAAHASALFWDGRADSLETQARMVLLNEEEMGCSETIARELLERPEYRGLNELPIPKPNAEPTKDRVASPACDTPALDRVSRALAAFERAIPVIRAPLDRFIEGEVQALSDEALIGLDLFRREGRCLNCHYGPLLSDGQFHEVGLSYFGRELEDLGRFHVTGDPADSGKFRTPSLRNVALTAPYMHNGLFQLDGVLKMYNAGMPTIPRRGDAAEDPRFPVKSPLLKPLGLNRRDLADLKAFLVEGLTSPPRRVRPPRWDRPLDPPVGPAATSKESESGEVKE, from the coding sequence ATGAGGATCGGATGGGGTTGGTTGTGGGTGGGGTTGGGGTTAGGGATCGGGTCGAGTTGGGTGACGGCTCAAGAGACTCTCGGGCGTCCTCAACCGCGTCCGGAGCGCACGGCGGAGGAGCGGGCGGCGTGGGTGGCGGAGTTGCGTCGGCTTTACGCGCGGCCGAGGGAGGAATGGCCCGCGCCGATGGTTGATGAGGGGGTGGCGTGGAAGGAGTTCGCCGCGTTGCCTTCGCGTCCCAAGCCGACGCCGCTGGAGGAGGAGTGGATCGAATGGGGGAAGCGGCTGTTTTTCGATCCCCGGTTGTCCCGCACGGGGGAAATGGCGTGCGCGTCGTGCCACGACCCTGACCTAGGATGGGCCGACGGGCGGACCGTCTCGTTCGGGTTGGGGCGTCGTCCTCTCAAACGCAACGCGCCTGGGCTGGTGTTCGCGGCACACGCCTCCGCGCTGTTTTGGGATGGCCGGGCCGACTCGCTGGAGACTCAGGCTCGCATGGTGTTGCTCAATGAGGAAGAGATGGGTTGCTCTGAGACGATCGCTCGAGAGTTGCTCGAACGTCCCGAGTATCGCGGTTTGAACGAGTTGCCAATCCCCAAACCAAACGCCGAGCCAACCAAGGATCGGGTGGCGTCGCCTGCTTGCGACACCCCAGCGCTGGATCGGGTCAGCCGGGCTCTAGCTGCCTTCGAGCGGGCGATTCCAGTCATCCGCGCGCCGCTGGATCGGTTCATCGAGGGGGAGGTTCAGGCGCTTTCCGACGAGGCGTTGATTGGTTTGGATCTGTTTCGCCGCGAAGGGCGTTGTTTGAATTGCCACTACGGGCCGTTGTTGAGCGACGGCCAGTTTCACGAGGTGGGGTTGAGCTACTTTGGACGCGAGTTGGAAGACCTCGGACGGTTTCACGTCACCGGCGACCCGGCCGATTCGGGGAAGTTCCGCACTCCGAGCCTGCGTAACGTCGCCCTGACTGCGCCTTATATGCACAATGGATTGTTTCAACTCGACGGCGTGTTGAAGATGTACAACGCTGGGATGCCGACGATTCCCCGGCGGGGCGACGCGGCCGAGGATCCGCGGTTTCCGGTCAAATCGCCGTTGCTCAAACCGCTGGGTTTGAACCGCCGCGACCTCGCCGATCTCAAGGCGTTTTTGGTCGAGGGGTTGACCTCGCCGCCCCGACGGGTCCGACCACCCCGGTGGGATCGTCCACTCGATCCGCCGGTTGGCCCTGCGGCGACCTCAAAAGAGTCAGAGTCGGGTGAAGTGAAGGAATAA
- a CDS encoding DUF1559 domain-containing protein — MISTRSFGLRFGFASSFGSWLDDPVWVALPVTGSRLKRIRGFTLIELLVVIAIIAVLIALLLPAVQAAREAARRMQCANNLKQIGLATHNFESARGELPTTMVNPTHYWGAMLLPFFEQTNLNHSYNFEIRFSDPPNSTAVQIHLNVFQCPSTPEPYRVNPHFPARPAAGQTRWPAAVADYAASAGIISNLWNNPPVISSPRPASLDGVFQGNDSTGQRSFREVSDGLSNTVMFFESAGRPYIWRAGRQISRAETPALSVLVCAWAEGNLFVARGYDQGGVGRGRCMVNCSNQFAVYGFHPGGANVCMADGSVRFLKQTISAETFAALLTRQGSEIISSDQF, encoded by the coding sequence ATGATTTCAACACGTTCGTTTGGGTTGCGGTTCGGGTTTGCGTCTTCGTTTGGGAGTTGGTTGGACGATCCGGTTTGGGTGGCGTTGCCGGTGACCGGTTCGAGGCTCAAGCGGATTCGCGGATTCACCTTGATCGAACTGTTGGTGGTCATCGCTATCATCGCGGTGTTGATCGCGTTATTGCTGCCCGCCGTGCAAGCAGCGCGGGAGGCAGCGCGACGGATGCAGTGCGCCAACAACCTCAAACAGATCGGCCTCGCCACCCACAACTTCGAAAGCGCGCGGGGCGAGCTGCCAACTACGATGGTTAACCCGACTCACTACTGGGGCGCGATGCTGCTGCCGTTCTTCGAGCAAACGAATCTCAACCATTCGTACAACTTCGAGATTCGGTTCTCCGACCCGCCCAACAGCACGGCGGTTCAGATTCATTTGAATGTCTTCCAGTGTCCTAGCACACCGGAGCCGTATCGAGTCAATCCGCACTTTCCTGCGCGTCCGGCAGCGGGTCAGACGCGCTGGCCGGCGGCGGTGGCTGACTATGCGGCCAGTGCGGGGATCATCTCCAACCTTTGGAACAACCCGCCGGTGATCTCCTCGCCGCGTCCGGCCAGCCTCGACGGGGTGTTTCAGGGGAATGACTCGACTGGTCAGCGGAGCTTCCGCGAGGTTAGCGACGGGTTGTCCAACACGGTCATGTTCTTCGAGTCGGCGGGTCGTCCCTACATTTGGCGGGCTGGTCGGCAGATCTCGCGGGCCGAGACCCCTGCGTTGAGCGTGTTGGTGTGCGCCTGGGCGGAGGGCAACCTGTTCGTGGCGCGGGGATACGATCAGGGGGGAGTTGGTCGGGGGCGATGCATGGTCAATTGCTCGAACCAGTTCGCGGTTTACGGGTTCCATCCCGGCGGGGCCAACGTTTGCATGGCGGATGGATCGGTGCGGTTCCTCAAACAGACGATCAGCGCCGAGACATTCGCTGCGTTGTTGACTCGTCAAGGGAGTGAAATCATTTCATCCGACCAGTTTTAA
- a CDS encoding glutamate-5-semialdehyde dehydrogenase: MIPDPHAHASADAATSADALSPDELKTICDHMADAAQRAARKLMTASGAAKDAWLKASARGLIAQTEAILAANARDLDHAQNAGLSRAAIDRLRLDSNRIAEIAHALEEIAALPDPLGETLASSIRPNGLEVRKVRVPLGVVFMIYESRPNVTADAAALCVKSGNAVILRGGSEAFHSNHALHRVLADALEPAGLPREAVQLVPVTDRAAVGHLLTRSDAIDLAIPRGGAGLIRRVVAEARMPVLKHYDGNCHVYIDQYADPDMAEAIILNAKVQRPGVCNAAETLLIHRAIAATMLPRIAERLLAHGVELRGDPEACALVPAMTPATPEDWDTEYLDLTLAVAVVDSLDAAIEHINRHGSKHTDAIVSRDLESVRRFAARVDTAAVMINASTRFNDGGQLGLGAEIGISTDKLHARGPCGLRELTTTKWIVTGSGHIRA, translated from the coding sequence ATGATTCCGGACCCACACGCTCACGCATCCGCTGACGCCGCGACCTCCGCCGACGCCCTGTCGCCCGACGAACTCAAGACGATCTGCGACCACATGGCCGATGCGGCCCAACGCGCCGCCCGCAAGCTCATGACCGCCTCAGGGGCGGCCAAGGACGCTTGGCTCAAGGCGTCGGCCCGCGGCCTGATCGCTCAAACCGAGGCGATCCTCGCGGCCAACGCCCGCGATCTGGACCACGCTCAAAACGCCGGACTCAGCCGCGCGGCGATCGACCGTCTACGACTCGACTCCAATCGAATTGCCGAGATCGCCCACGCCCTCGAAGAAATTGCCGCGCTGCCCGACCCCTTGGGTGAAACCCTCGCCTCCTCCATCCGTCCCAACGGTTTGGAGGTCCGCAAGGTCCGCGTTCCTCTCGGGGTGGTGTTCATGATCTATGAAAGCCGTCCAAACGTCACCGCCGACGCCGCAGCGCTTTGCGTCAAAAGCGGCAACGCAGTGATCCTGCGGGGGGGCTCTGAAGCGTTCCACTCCAACCACGCCCTGCATCGGGTCTTGGCCGATGCGTTGGAACCGGCCGGCCTGCCCCGCGAGGCGGTCCAACTTGTGCCGGTCACCGATCGCGCTGCCGTCGGCCACCTGCTGACCCGCTCCGACGCCATCGACCTGGCGATTCCCCGAGGCGGCGCGGGTCTGATCCGCCGGGTCGTGGCCGAGGCCCGGATGCCGGTCCTCAAACATTACGACGGCAATTGCCATGTTTACATCGACCAGTACGCCGATCCCGACATGGCCGAGGCGATCATCCTCAACGCCAAGGTCCAACGTCCCGGTGTGTGCAACGCGGCCGAGACCTTGCTGATCCATCGCGCTATCGCCGCGACCATGCTACCCCGGATCGCCGAACGCCTGCTGGCCCACGGCGTCGAACTGCGGGGCGACCCCGAAGCCTGCGCCCTAGTACCGGCTATGACCCCGGCCACCCCCGAAGACTGGGATACCGAATACCTCGACCTCACCCTGGCAGTCGCAGTGGTCGATTCGCTCGACGCGGCGATTGAGCACATCAACCGCCACGGCTCCAAACACACCGACGCCATCGTGTCACGCGACTTGGAGAGCGTCCGCCGCTTCGCCGCCCGGGTCGATACCGCCGCGGTCATGATCAACGCCAGCACCCGGTTCAACGACGGCGGCCAACTCGGCCTGGGCGCGGAAATCGGCATCTCCACCGATAAACTCCACGCCCGGGGACCCTGCGGCCTACGCGAACTGACCACGACCAAGTGGATCGTCACCGGATCGGGTCACATCCGCGCTTAA
- the folP gene encoding dihydropteroate synthase has protein sequence MRWMVQGRPLIDESDGHRGRPLVMGILNVTPDSFADGGRHLDPSAALDHALRLLEEGADLIDLGGESSRPGAEPVPLEVEWNRVAPVLERLIEHRHPRDHRSVVVSIDTTKPEVARRALESGVAIVNDIGGFRDPAMLDLLARAPGEPGAIAMHMRGQPRTMQHDPVYTEVVAEVGDFLAQRLDALEAAGIARERVSLDPGVGFGKTLDHNLALLRRLPELTARLERPLLIGTSRKSMLGRLTGRDVNDRLPASIASALAAAFGGARILRVHDVAATVDALTVWEAQVGWNSLPTSSSPPYSIH, from the coding sequence ATGCGTTGGATGGTTCAGGGACGCCCCTTGATCGACGAATCGGACGGACACCGCGGCCGTCCCCTGGTCATGGGCATCCTCAACGTCACCCCCGACAGCTTCGCCGACGGCGGACGCCACCTCGACCCGTCCGCCGCGCTGGACCATGCGCTGCGTCTGCTTGAAGAAGGAGCGGACCTGATCGACCTGGGCGGCGAGTCAAGCCGTCCGGGAGCCGAGCCGGTCCCGCTCGAGGTCGAATGGAATCGCGTCGCACCCGTGCTGGAGCGTTTGATCGAACATCGCCACCCCCGCGACCATCGCTCCGTGGTCGTCTCGATCGACACCACGAAGCCCGAGGTCGCCCGCCGCGCTTTGGAGAGCGGCGTGGCGATCGTCAACGATATCGGCGGCTTCCGCGACCCGGCGATGCTCGACCTGTTGGCTCGGGCCCCGGGGGAACCCGGCGCGATCGCCATGCATATGCGTGGCCAACCCCGGACCATGCAACACGACCCGGTTTACACCGAGGTCGTCGCCGAGGTAGGCGACTTCCTGGCCCAACGCCTCGACGCGCTGGAGGCGGCCGGAATCGCCCGCGAACGAGTCAGCCTCGACCCCGGCGTGGGCTTTGGCAAAACCCTCGACCACAACCTGGCGTTGCTCCGACGCCTGCCCGAGTTGACTGCTCGCCTGGAACGCCCCTTGCTCATCGGCACCTCGCGCAAGTCGATGCTAGGACGACTCACCGGACGCGACGTGAACGACCGTTTGCCCGCCTCGATCGCCTCGGCGCTGGCCGCTGCCTTCGGGGGAGCCCGCATCCTCCGGGTCCACGACGTCGCCGCTACCGTGGACGCCCTGACCGTCTGGGAGGCCCAAGTCGGCTGGAACTCCCTTCCCACCTCTTCCTCTCCACCTTATTCGATCCATTGA
- the lptE gene encoding LPS assembly lipoprotein LptE, which translates to MSISAPWSPDSASSRRRWLRGGLVAVLSWVVGGAGCGYSLRPPFDETIRTVYVPIFRTVNTFRRDLNLRLTEAVIREIETSTPYKVVGSPEQADYILEGEIELADKNALIQNPNNLPRQVTSMVQVSVAFFPSASSDPQRGENRIRLQEVVNFYPETGETVLTAYDKVLTKLAKRIVSNLETVW; encoded by the coding sequence ATGTCGATTTCGGCTCCTTGGTCTCCCGATTCCGCCTCATCGCGTCGCCGCTGGCTTCGGGGCGGACTGGTCGCCGTGCTTAGCTGGGTCGTAGGCGGCGCGGGGTGCGGCTACAGCCTGCGCCCTCCCTTCGACGAAACGATCCGCACGGTGTACGTGCCAATCTTCCGCACCGTCAACACCTTCCGCCGCGACCTCAATCTGAGGCTCACCGAGGCGGTCATCCGTGAAATCGAGACAAGCACTCCCTACAAGGTGGTCGGCTCGCCCGAACAAGCCGACTACATCTTGGAAGGCGAAATCGAACTGGCCGATAAGAACGCCCTGATCCAGAACCCCAACAACCTGCCCCGTCAGGTCACCTCGATGGTTCAAGTCAGTGTCGCCTTCTTCCCCAGCGCCTCCAGCGACCCCCAGCGGGGCGAAAACCGCATCCGCCTGCAAGAGGTGGTCAACTTCTACCCCGAAACGGGCGAAACTGTCCTCACCGCCTACGACAAGGTGCTGACCAAACTCGCTAAGCGGATCGTGAGCAATCTCGAAACGGTTTGGTAA
- a CDS encoding tetratricopeptide repeat protein: protein MSNGRCQAAAPPTFGLPKRAATRPALNGGWPKSLVLLLALGGLSGCHAGTSPWTVWRTASGGDGLVAPVEAREFDEAKMRARESGRVEQPQSLLARWLDGSRSTVNTIARPFTIKGTTQTWVPPVKEQPDPEADAALAQADQLAAQGDDAAAEEAFAKLARRYENTSWGEAAQFKLGLVQFRRGRFTAARDSFDKAIKTYPGTRHLDVILAHQYALGEYWLKMASPELAQGRIVDPETSPLRQFDDKLTTAALTSASTTADGRVVKLARANDPASYQIPLDKPSWIDRLKGRLPLVDSGGHGVQLLERIRHHDPQGPLAPRAALLIADYYASIGSYDEAARYYTQVVTEYPKSPEALRARLDAIDAKLKAYVGPNYDGQHLEECKTLIRQFQTLAPDQPEINAALYRALDQIKDQEAQRAFLRGEYYMSIGKVTSAEYMFGSIPRKWPQSRYVEPARERLEILARMPRRESIPSRTMVAPGAEDPFAGAQNGIGNTMAPF from the coding sequence ATGAGCAACGGTCGTTGTCAGGCCGCCGCGCCGCCGACGTTCGGCTTGCCCAAGCGGGCGGCGACGCGCCCCGCCTTGAACGGGGGATGGCCGAAGAGCTTGGTGCTTCTCCTGGCGCTGGGCGGTTTGAGCGGTTGTCACGCCGGAACGAGTCCCTGGACGGTTTGGCGAACCGCCTCGGGCGGGGATGGCCTGGTCGCCCCGGTCGAGGCCCGCGAGTTCGACGAGGCCAAGATGAGGGCCCGCGAAAGTGGACGGGTCGAGCAACCCCAAAGCCTGCTGGCCCGTTGGCTTGACGGCTCACGTTCCACCGTCAACACCATCGCCCGACCCTTCACCATCAAAGGGACGACCCAAACCTGGGTGCCCCCGGTCAAGGAACAGCCCGACCCCGAGGCCGACGCCGCCCTCGCCCAAGCCGATCAGCTCGCCGCCCAAGGCGACGACGCGGCCGCCGAGGAGGCCTTCGCCAAGCTCGCCCGTCGTTACGAAAACACCTCCTGGGGCGAGGCTGCCCAGTTCAAGCTCGGTCTGGTCCAGTTCCGGCGAGGACGCTTCACCGCCGCTCGGGACTCGTTCGACAAGGCGATCAAAACCTATCCTGGCACCCGGCACCTCGACGTCATTCTGGCCCATCAGTACGCCTTGGGCGAATACTGGCTCAAAATGGCTAGCCCCGAACTGGCTCAGGGACGCATTGTCGATCCCGAAACTTCGCCGCTGCGCCAGTTTGACGACAAACTGACCACCGCCGCGCTGACCAGCGCCTCCACGACGGCCGACGGCCGCGTCGTCAAGCTCGCCCGAGCCAACGACCCGGCCAGCTACCAGATTCCGCTCGACAAACCGTCCTGGATCGACCGCCTTAAAGGCAGGCTGCCCCTAGTCGATTCCGGCGGTCACGGCGTCCAACTTCTCGAACGCATCCGCCACCACGACCCCCAGGGACCACTGGCCCCCCGCGCCGCCCTGCTCATCGCCGACTACTACGCCTCAATCGGCTCCTATGACGAGGCGGCCCGTTACTACACTCAGGTCGTCACCGAATACCCCAAGAGTCCCGAGGCGCTCCGCGCCCGTTTGGACGCCATTGACGCCAAACTCAAAGCCTACGTCGGCCCCAACTATGATGGCCAACACTTGGAGGAATGCAAAACCCTCATCCGCCAGTTTCAAACCCTCGCCCCCGACCAGCCTGAAATCAACGCCGCCCTTTACCGCGCGCTCGACCAAATCAAGGATCAGGAGGCCCAACGCGCTTTCCTGCGCGGCGAGTACTACATGAGCATCGGTAAAGTCACCTCGGCCGAGTACATGTTTGGTTCGATCCCCCGCAAATGGCCTCAGAGCCGCTACGTCGAACCGGCCCGCGAGCGTCTGGAAATCCTGGCCCGAATGCCGCGGCGCGAGTCGATCCCCAGCCGAACGATGGTCGCCCCCGGTGCCGAAGACCCCTTCGCCGGCGCGCAAAACGGCATCGGCAACACGATGGCCCCCTTCTAA
- the recO gene encoding DNA repair protein RecO, whose product MPTVRTLALVIRSTEVFETSKVLTVFSRELGKVSAIAKGARRLKSPFHSALDLLSVCDMVLIHKGTDALDLVTEATLEERFDALKTDLEALYAGYYVAELLDGLTEHHVPHPKLFEAARVTLRHLADSRLRRHRVLRFELALLRELGHAPALENCVHCGRPIAPRDVQGNGEETNVAFGLSIGGVICAGCRPGQPHVAVLDGGTLTALRALAAPGGEWRNLDLSPESGRFGPLRGTVSAIISHLMGRRPHLLPYLGA is encoded by the coding sequence ATGCCGACGGTTCGGACCCTGGCGTTGGTGATCCGTTCCACCGAGGTCTTCGAGACCAGTAAGGTGCTGACGGTCTTCAGCCGGGAGTTGGGCAAGGTTTCGGCGATCGCCAAGGGGGCCCGGCGGCTCAAGAGTCCGTTTCATTCCGCCCTTGACCTGCTGAGCGTGTGCGATATGGTCCTCATCCACAAAGGAACCGACGCCCTCGATCTGGTGACCGAGGCGACCCTGGAGGAACGGTTCGATGCGCTCAAGACCGATCTGGAGGCGTTGTACGCGGGCTATTACGTCGCCGAGCTGCTCGACGGTCTGACGGAACATCACGTGCCCCATCCCAAGCTGTTCGAGGCCGCCCGGGTGACGTTGCGTCATCTGGCCGATTCCCGTTTAAGACGGCACCGCGTCTTGCGCTTTGAGCTGGCGCTGCTGCGCGAGTTGGGCCACGCCCCGGCTCTGGAGAACTGTGTGCATTGCGGCCGACCGATTGCGCCGCGTGACGTTCAAGGCAACGGGGAGGAGACCAACGTGGCGTTCGGCTTGTCGATCGGCGGGGTCATCTGTGCGGGTTGTCGTCCCGGCCAACCCCACGTCGCGGTCCTTGATGGCGGCACCCTGACGGCGTTGCGGGCGCTGGCGGCCCCCGGCGGCGAGTGGCGTAACCTGGACTTGTCGCCCGAATCGGGCCGGTTCGGCCCCCTAAGGGGCACGGTCTCGGCGATCATCAGTCATTTGATGGGGCGGCGTCCCCATCTCCTCCCCTATCTGGGAGCCTGA
- a CDS encoding cobalamin B12-binding domain-containing protein yields MSRSEVASDVRAVAGSGSGSGVTLDDCDELFRVLIAGQSQEARDLVLRLHDHTRNAATLTEQLIEPVMRHIGDEWQRGALGIDQEHLASHIMCGIISELIRRVQTDRAFAHSATHAAPRPLALGATPENDWSTLPNLICELALLEQGWEVVNLGCNLPIDSLVRAARRERPNLVWLSASHLKDPLGFIKGIIRLGEHLKAQNAHLIVGGRAVTSEIRSKLVSDLTSDLGETVRVGHSMTDLVQSARELQSDPTWRTA; encoded by the coding sequence TTGTCGCGTTCTGAGGTGGCGTCCGACGTGAGGGCAGTGGCCGGGTCCGGGTCGGGTTCGGGCGTGACCCTCGACGATTGCGATGAACTGTTTCGCGTGCTGATCGCTGGTCAGTCGCAGGAGGCTCGCGATCTGGTGTTGAGGCTGCATGATCACACGCGCAACGCGGCAACCTTGACCGAGCAGCTGATCGAACCGGTGATGCGACACATTGGCGACGAGTGGCAGCGTGGCGCGTTGGGGATCGACCAGGAGCATTTAGCCTCTCACATCATGTGTGGGATTATCTCGGAGTTGATTCGCCGGGTTCAGACAGATCGTGCGTTCGCCCACTCCGCGACCCACGCGGCCCCGCGTCCTCTGGCGTTGGGTGCCACCCCGGAAAACGATTGGTCCACGCTGCCCAACCTGATTTGTGAGTTGGCGTTGCTCGAACAGGGTTGGGAGGTGGTCAACCTGGGCTGCAACCTGCCGATCGATTCGTTGGTCCGCGCCGCTCGCCGCGAGCGTCCCAACTTGGTCTGGCTGTCGGCGAGCCACTTGAAGGATCCTTTGGGGTTCATCAAGGGAATCATCCGCCTGGGTGAACATCTTAAGGCCCAAAACGCCCACTTGATTGTCGGAGGTCGCGCGGTCACCAGCGAGATTCGCTCGAAGCTAGTCAGCGACCTCACCAGCGACCTGGGGGAGACGGTGAGGGTGGGACATTCGATGACCGACTTGGTTCAGTCGGCCCGCGAGCTTCAGAGCGATCCGACTTGGCGGACCGCTTGA
- a CDS encoding sigma-70 family RNA polymerase sigma factor — MRSVRQNGEIDGMASLAAFETKVLEPAEEKALLRELAQCKSQLAQALAKAPGSQMPADDPQALANYIARELSEDSLMQAELGAVYYKYVELRSKLALANMRLVAHVAKRFRDRGVSYSDLLQEGFCGLLEAIDRFDLAHGTKLATYATWWIRQAMQRAVAATAYPVRLSPRHLRQLARNQEEIERGGQPRTRKKASDEESVSPEMIQRIHAATRPTVSLDATVDSDSSFSLLHTMSDPEGDRTGEVDMDETIVKLMENLRPREIQVLSLRFGLNGATRHSLSQVGKVLDVSKERVRQIQDRALEKLRLCVQETSLAETLIPS, encoded by the coding sequence ATGCGTTCGGTTCGACAGAACGGCGAGATCGACGGAATGGCTTCCTTGGCCGCCTTCGAAACCAAAGTCCTGGAGCCGGCCGAGGAAAAAGCGCTGCTCCGGGAACTGGCGCAGTGCAAATCCCAACTGGCCCAGGCACTGGCCAAAGCTCCCGGCTCGCAAATGCCCGCCGACGATCCCCAAGCGCTGGCCAACTACATCGCTCGGGAGCTTTCGGAAGACAGCCTGATGCAGGCGGAACTCGGCGCGGTCTACTACAAATATGTCGAACTGCGCTCTAAGCTCGCGCTGGCCAACATGAGGCTGGTGGCCCACGTCGCCAAGCGGTTCCGCGATCGCGGAGTCTCCTACTCCGACCTGCTGCAGGAAGGCTTCTGCGGTCTTTTGGAGGCGATCGACCGATTCGACTTGGCTCATGGCACCAAGCTGGCCACCTACGCGACCTGGTGGATCCGTCAAGCTATGCAACGCGCTGTGGCCGCCACCGCCTACCCGGTTCGGCTCAGCCCCCGCCACCTCCGCCAACTGGCCCGCAACCAGGAGGAGATTGAACGCGGCGGCCAACCGCGGACCCGCAAGAAAGCCTCCGACGAAGAGTCGGTCTCGCCCGAGATGATCCAACGCATTCACGCCGCCACCCGTCCCACCGTCTCGCTCGACGCCACGGTGGATTCCGACAGCTCCTTCAGCCTGCTGCACACCATGTCCGACCCTGAAGGCGACCGCACCGGCGAAGTGGACATGGACGAAACGATCGTCAAGCTGATGGAAAATCTGCGTCCCCGCGAAATCCAGGTGTTGTCGTTGCGGTTCGGCCTCAACGGCGCGACCCGTCACTCGCTCTCCCAGGTCGGCAAGGTGCTGGATGTGTCCAAGGAGCGGGTTCGTCAGATTCAAGACCGTGCTTTGGAGAAGCTGCGACTCTGCGTGCAGGAAACCAGTTTGGCCGAGACGTTGATTCCTAGCTGA